Within the Longimicrobium sp. genome, the region CCGGACCGCGCCCCCGCCGAGCTGAGCGCGCTGCTGCGCGACGACGACCAGACGGTGCGCTCAAACGCGCTGTGGGCGCTCGGCCAGACCGGCGACGCGGCCGCCATCGAGCCGCTGCTGCGCGACGCGAACCCCGAAGTGCGCAGGGCCGCCGCGCGGGCACTCGGCGGCGCGCCCGATCCCCGGCCCCAGCCGCGGCCCCAACCGCGTCCGCGTCCCCGTCCACGCCCCATGAACTAGGCGAAACGACCCCATGAACAGGATCGAATCATTCGTGCGGCGGCCCCTTCCGAGGGCCGCCGCCATGGCCGGGCTCGCCCTTGTCCTGGTGCCGGCGGCGCTTTTCTGCGGCGTGGAGCGCCCCCGGGCCGAGACGACGGAGGCGCAGGAGAGCGGCGCGCGGCCGCTGCTGTCCGCGGTGCGCGGGATCTCGCCGGTGGCGTGCGAACTGGCGTCACAGTCGCTCGGCAACGGCTGGGCGATGGCCGGCGGCGACGCGGAGGATGCGCCCTCCCTGGCCCGGCGCGACGAATCGACGGGGCGCGTGCTCGCCTGGATCGGCGGCCAGTCCGCATCCGCCGACGACCTGGCGGCGCTGCGCGACGGGCTGGGCGATCCGGATGCCTGCGTCCGCCGCGTCTCCGCCCGCCTGCTGGGGCGGCGGCGCTTCGAGGGAGGGACCGATGCCCTCCTCACGGCGCTGCGATCCGGCGAGCCGCTGCGGCGCGACGCGGCGGTGCTGGGGCTGGGGTACGCGGGCGATCCGCGCTCCGTCGCCCCGCTCACCGCGCTCCTTGCCGACGGCGACGCGGA harbors:
- a CDS encoding HEAT repeat domain-containing protein encodes the protein MNRIESFVRRPLPRAAAMAGLALVLVPAALFCGVERPRAETTEAQESGARPLLSAVRGISPVACELASQSLGNGWAMAGGDAEDAPSLARRDESTGRVLAWIGGQSASADDLAALRDGLGDPDACVRRVSARLLGRRRFEGGTDALLTALRSGEPLRRDAAVLGLGYAGDPRSVAPLTALLADGDAEVRGGAVWALGHTSSRDAATRVARLTGDREPRVRRAVARALGRLEDASSVPALTRLLASDPDPGVRRAAAWALGRFD